Proteins encoded by one window of Cryptomeria japonica unplaced genomic scaffold, Sugi_1.0 HiC_scaffold_1555, whole genome shotgun sequence:
- the LOC131073454 gene encoding uncharacterized protein At4g15970, whose amino-acid sequence MKGVNQRVVRTVTAFLASLIIVVGFVSIAIDEQLQASFTPILISMQKLFPSEMDDLHAKDPDIPPYNSSNVTDELKVSLSKAANQEKTVIITTLNAAWAQNNSMVDLFLKSFHIGNGTEALLRNLLIVAVDEKALNRCREIHPHCYLMKTEGVDFSGENLYMTRGYLKMMWRRLRFFGQVLERGYNFVFSDADIMWFRDPFTKFSSKADFQVASDRYRRKATNPYNKPNAGFMYVRSNEKTVDFFNFWYRSRKDYPRKNEQQVLNLLKWYEFKRRRLKFEFLDTKYFGGYCERTKDVNSVCTMHANCCELGLKAKVIDLRNTLSDWEKYKQQEKLGKGKDVLWTSPDACQNSGRR is encoded by the exons ATGAAAGGGGTTAATCAGAGGGTCGTGAGGACGGTGACTGCATTTCTGGCTTCCTTAATAATAGTGGTGGGATTTGTGTCCATTGCTATTGATGAACAACTCCAGGCTTCCTTCACTCCGATTCTCATCAGCATGCAAAAGCTCTTCCCTTCAGAGATGGACGATTTGCATGCAAAAGATCCAGATATT CCTCCTTATAATTCATCAAATGTTACAGACGAGCTAAAAGTAAGCCTTTCAAAAGCGGCGAACCAGGAGAAAACCGTTATAATCACGACTCTGAATGCGGCGTGGGCGCAGAACAATAGCATGGTGGATTTATTCCTGAAAAGTTTCCACATCGGTAACGGAACCGAGGCGTTGTTGAGAAATTTGTTGATTGTTGCCGTAGATGAGAAGGCGCTCAATCGCTGCCGGGAAATTCATCCGCATTGTTATCTGATGAAAACAGAGGGAGTCGATTTCTCGGGAGAAAATCTTTACATGACTCGAGGTTATTTGAAAATGATGTGGAGAAGGCTTCGTTTCTTCGGACAAGTGTTGGAGCGAGGATATAACTTCGTTTTCTCG GATGCGGATATTATGTGGTTTCGAGATCCCTTTACTAAATTCTCATCCAAGGCAGACTTCCAAGTAGCATCAGATCGTTATAGAAGGAAAGCAACTAATCCCTACAATAAGCCCAACGCAGGATTCATGTATGTTCGCTCCAATGAAAAGACAGTTGATTTTTTCAACTTTTGGTATCGCTCTAGGAAAGATTATCCCCGTAAAAATGAGCAACAAGTGTTGAACCTACTGAAATGGTACGAGTTCAAACGCAGGCGACTTAAATTCGAATTCCTTGACACTAAATATTTTGGCGGGTACTGTGAAAGAACGAAAGATGTGAACTCGGTTTGTACCATGCATGCCAACTGTTGTGAACTCGGATTGAAGGCCAAGGTTATTGATTTGAGAAATACTCTTTCCGACTGGGAGAAATATAAGCAACAAGAAAAGCTAGGTAAAGGCAAGGATGTGCTCTGGACATCTCCAGACGCATGTCAGAATTCCGGTCGCCGATGA